The following are from one region of the Pseudorasbora parva isolate DD20220531a chromosome 12, ASM2467924v1, whole genome shotgun sequence genome:
- the nasp gene encoding nuclear autoantigenic sperm protein isoform X1, with protein MAARALKSSVKFESMQEKPCSSSAADGSVDVTEEAKKLIGTGNRHLVMGDVVSAVSVFQEACAMLAEKYGDTADECGEAFFLCGKALLELARMENTVLGNALEGVPEESSEEGEKQNDSKIESADNLDEKTRDELRAQVYDAMSEDNKTQSEVETDVGNGEQKEVEVPKEADAASPKTEKPAEHEAKPAENETLAEDKAKPAENEELAEDKAKPAEKVEQPEKSKPDEKVELAEKAKPAEDEAKPAEKVELPEKSKPDEKVELAEKAKPAEDKATSAENEKSVEKDKSEGVDQDASKKEDIAVPNSVTRKDENDEEEKSEDAEEPMEEDGGDDDDDDDEDDDEDAEGDTKEKESEDEVGNLQLAWEMLEVAKVIYKRKDDKEDQLMAAQIYLKLGEVGAESGNYSQALEDFNECLTLQLKHLPSHSRLLAETHYQLGTTYSYTAQYSQAIEHFSNSIKVIEGRLAMLQKMIDKAEGGEAAKEERCELEELKQLLPEIAEKIEDAKESQRTAAAASEAIHQTLAGASTSSAFPAENGGPSSSTASQIPVRPAAGASSSKSASDISHLVRKKRKPDEESPKKDSDAKKTKQETSVNGSGDSAHNGNGVQEKIEQESANSSSVETSA; from the exons ATGGCTGCACGCGCTCTGAAGTCTAGCGTTAAGTTTGAAAG TATGCAGGAGAAACCTTGCTCTTCGAGCGCTGCAGACGG CTCCGTCGATGTTACTGAGGAAGCAAAGAAGCTGATTGGCACAGGCAACCGGCACTTGGTGATGGGTGATGTTGTGTCTGCGGTCAGTGTGTTCCAGGAGGCTTGTGCCATGTT AGCTGAAAAGTATGGAGACACTGCAGATGAATGTGGAGAAGCTTTTTTCTTGTGTGGGAAGGCCCTTCTAGAGCTTGCCAG GATGGAAAATACAGTGCTTGGTAATGCTTTAGAAGGCGTCCCAGAAGAATCCTCTGAAGAGGGCGAGAAACAGAATGATTCTAAGATTGAAAGTGCTGACAACTTGGATG AGAAAACCAGAGATGAGCTTCGAGCACAGGTTTATGATGCCATGTCGGAGGACAACAAAACTCAGTCTGAGGTAGAAACTGATGTGGGGAATGGTGAGCAGAAGGAAGTTGAAGTGCCAAAGGAAGCAGATGCAGCATCCCCTAAAACCGAGAAACCAGCTGAACATGAGGCAAAACCTGCTGAAAATGAGACCCTAGCAGAAGACAAGGCAAAGCCTGCTGAAAATGAAGAACTAGCTGAGGACAAGGCAAAACCTGCTGAAAAGGTAGAACAACCTGAAAAGTCAAAGCCTGATGAAAAGGTGGAACTAGCTGAAAAGGCAAAACCTGCTGAAGACGAGGCAAAACCTGCTGAAAAGGTAGAACTACCTGAAAAGTCAAAGCCTGATGAAAAGGTTGAACTAGCTGAAAAGGCAAAACCTGCTGAAGACAAGGCAACATCTGCTGAAAATGAGAAATCTGTTGAAAAAGACAAGTCAGAAGGTGTGGATCAAGATGCTTCTAAAAAGGAAGATATTGCTGTACCAAACAGCGTAACCAGAAAGGATGAAAATGATGAAGAGGAGAAAAGTGAAGATGCTGAAGAACCCATGGAAGAGGATGGTGGAG ATGACGACgacgatgatgatgaggatgacgATGAGGATGCTGAGGGTGACACAAAGGAAAAG GAAAGTGAGGATGAAGTTGGAAACTTGCAGTTGGCCTGGGAGATGCTTGAGGTTGCCAAGGTGATTTATAAAAG AAAAGACGACAAAGAAGATCAGCTAATGGCAGCACAAATTTACCTAAAACTTGGAGAAGTTGGTGCTGAATCAG GTAACTACAGCCAGGCTCTGGAGGACTTCAATGAGTGTTTAACCTTGCAGCTGAAACACCTTCCTTCTCATAGTCGTCTTTTGGCTGAGACTCATTACCAGTTGGGCACAACTTACAGCTACACAGCCCAGTACAGCCAAGCCATCGAGCACTTCTCTAACTCTATCAAAGTCATCGAGGGCCGTCTAG CTATGCTTCAAAAGATGATAGACAAGGCGGAAGGTGGGGAGGCAGCAAAGGAGGAGAGGTGCGAGCTGGAGGAGTTGAAACAGTTACTGCCAGAAATTGCTGAAAAGATTGAAGATGCCAAGGAGAGCCAGAGGACTGCTGCTGCAGCTTCTGAGGCCATCCATCAGACCCTT GCAGGAGCATCTACTTCCTCTGCTTTCCCAGCTGAAAATGGTGGCCCGTCTTCATCTACAGCAAGTCAG ATTCCTGTTAGGCCAGCCGCTGGTGCATCTTCCTCAAAATCTGCATCTGATATTTCTCACCTTGTCCGCAAAAAG AGGAAACCAGACGAGGAGAGTCCAAAAAAGGACAGTGATGCTAAAAAGACAAAACAGGAGACCTCAGTTAATGGCAGCGGTGACTCCGCCCACAACGGCAATGGAGTCCAGGAGAAAATCGAGCAGGAG TCGGCCAATTCTTCCTCTGTGGAGACCTCAGCGTGA
- the nasp gene encoding nuclear autoantigenic sperm protein isoform X3 produces MAARALKSSVKFESMQEKPCSSSAADGSVDVTEEAKKLIGTGNRHLVMGDVVSAVSVFQEACAMLAEKYGDTADECGEAFFLCGKALLELARMENTVLGNALEGVPEESSEEGEKQNDSKIESADNLDEKTRDELRAQVYDAMSEDNKTQSEVETDVGNGEQKEVEVPKEADAASPKTEKPAEHEAKPAENETLAEDKAKPAENEELAEDKAKPAEKVEQPEKSKPDEKVELAEKAKPAEDEAKPAEKVELPEKSKPDEKVELAEKAKPAEDKATSAENEKSVEKDKSEGVDQDASKKEDIAVPNSVTRKDENDEEEKSEDAEEPMEEDGGDDDDDDDEDDDEDAEGDTKEKESEDEVGNLQLAWEMLEVAKVIYKRKDDKEDQLMAAQIYLKLGEVGAESGNYSQALEDFNECLTLQLKHLPSHSRLLAETHYQLGTTYSYTAQYSQAIEHFSNSIKVIEGRLAMLQKMIDKAEGGEAAKEERCELEELKQLLPEIAEKIEDAKESQRTAAAASEAIHQTLAGASTSSAFPAENGGPSSSTASQIPVRPAAGASSSKSASDISHLVRKKSANSSSVETSA; encoded by the exons ATGGCTGCACGCGCTCTGAAGTCTAGCGTTAAGTTTGAAAG TATGCAGGAGAAACCTTGCTCTTCGAGCGCTGCAGACGG CTCCGTCGATGTTACTGAGGAAGCAAAGAAGCTGATTGGCACAGGCAACCGGCACTTGGTGATGGGTGATGTTGTGTCTGCGGTCAGTGTGTTCCAGGAGGCTTGTGCCATGTT AGCTGAAAAGTATGGAGACACTGCAGATGAATGTGGAGAAGCTTTTTTCTTGTGTGGGAAGGCCCTTCTAGAGCTTGCCAG GATGGAAAATACAGTGCTTGGTAATGCTTTAGAAGGCGTCCCAGAAGAATCCTCTGAAGAGGGCGAGAAACAGAATGATTCTAAGATTGAAAGTGCTGACAACTTGGATG AGAAAACCAGAGATGAGCTTCGAGCACAGGTTTATGATGCCATGTCGGAGGACAACAAAACTCAGTCTGAGGTAGAAACTGATGTGGGGAATGGTGAGCAGAAGGAAGTTGAAGTGCCAAAGGAAGCAGATGCAGCATCCCCTAAAACCGAGAAACCAGCTGAACATGAGGCAAAACCTGCTGAAAATGAGACCCTAGCAGAAGACAAGGCAAAGCCTGCTGAAAATGAAGAACTAGCTGAGGACAAGGCAAAACCTGCTGAAAAGGTAGAACAACCTGAAAAGTCAAAGCCTGATGAAAAGGTGGAACTAGCTGAAAAGGCAAAACCTGCTGAAGACGAGGCAAAACCTGCTGAAAAGGTAGAACTACCTGAAAAGTCAAAGCCTGATGAAAAGGTTGAACTAGCTGAAAAGGCAAAACCTGCTGAAGACAAGGCAACATCTGCTGAAAATGAGAAATCTGTTGAAAAAGACAAGTCAGAAGGTGTGGATCAAGATGCTTCTAAAAAGGAAGATATTGCTGTACCAAACAGCGTAACCAGAAAGGATGAAAATGATGAAGAGGAGAAAAGTGAAGATGCTGAAGAACCCATGGAAGAGGATGGTGGAG ATGACGACgacgatgatgatgaggatgacgATGAGGATGCTGAGGGTGACACAAAGGAAAAG GAAAGTGAGGATGAAGTTGGAAACTTGCAGTTGGCCTGGGAGATGCTTGAGGTTGCCAAGGTGATTTATAAAAG AAAAGACGACAAAGAAGATCAGCTAATGGCAGCACAAATTTACCTAAAACTTGGAGAAGTTGGTGCTGAATCAG GTAACTACAGCCAGGCTCTGGAGGACTTCAATGAGTGTTTAACCTTGCAGCTGAAACACCTTCCTTCTCATAGTCGTCTTTTGGCTGAGACTCATTACCAGTTGGGCACAACTTACAGCTACACAGCCCAGTACAGCCAAGCCATCGAGCACTTCTCTAACTCTATCAAAGTCATCGAGGGCCGTCTAG CTATGCTTCAAAAGATGATAGACAAGGCGGAAGGTGGGGAGGCAGCAAAGGAGGAGAGGTGCGAGCTGGAGGAGTTGAAACAGTTACTGCCAGAAATTGCTGAAAAGATTGAAGATGCCAAGGAGAGCCAGAGGACTGCTGCTGCAGCTTCTGAGGCCATCCATCAGACCCTT GCAGGAGCATCTACTTCCTCTGCTTTCCCAGCTGAAAATGGTGGCCCGTCTTCATCTACAGCAAGTCAG ATTCCTGTTAGGCCAGCCGCTGGTGCATCTTCCTCAAAATCTGCATCTGATATTTCTCACCTTGTCCGCAAAAAG TCGGCCAATTCTTCCTCTGTGGAGACCTCAGCGTGA
- the akr1a1b gene encoding aldo-keto reductase family 1 member A1-B, giving the protein MSMNDFAVLSTGRKMPLVGLGTWKSEPGQVKQAVIWALQSGYRHIDCAPIYANEPEIGEAFQEIMGTEKGVRREDVFVTSKLWNTKHHPDDVEPSLIKTLKDLKLEYLDLYLIHWPYAFQRGDASFPRKEDGTLLYDDIDYKLTWAAMEKLVGKGLVRAIGLSNFNSRQIDDILSVANIKPTVLQVESHPYLAQVELLAHCRDRGLVMTAYSPLGSPDRAWKHPGEPVLLEEPAIAALAKKYNKTPAQIIIKWQTQRGVVCIPKSITQSRIKENIQVFDFTLEPEEMSQVTALHRGWRYIVPTITVDDKPVPRDAGHPHYPFNDPY; this is encoded by the exons ATGAGTATGAATGACTTTGCCGTCCTTAGCACTGGGCGAAAGATGCCTCTTGTGGGACTTGGAACATGGAAGAGTGAACCTGGACAG GTAAAACAGGCAGTCATTTGGGCATTGCAGTCTGGCTATCGGCACATTGACTGTGCCCCCATTTATGCGAACGAGCCAGAAATCGGAGAAGCCTTCCAGGAAATCATGGGGACTGAAAAA GGAGTAAGGCGAGAGGATGTATTTGTGACCTCCAAactgtggaacacaaaacacCACCCAGATGATGTGGAGCCATCTCTAATAAAGACCTTGAAAGATTTGAAGCTGGAGTACCTGGACCTCTACCTCATCCACTGGCCATATGCCTTCCA ACGAGGTGATGCCTCTTTTCCTAGGAAGGAGGATGGTACTTTGCTGTATGATGATATTGACTACAAGCTTACATGGGCTGCTATGGAAAAACTTGTGGGAAAGGGGCTTGTCAGGGCCATTGGACTCTCGAACTTCAACAGCAGGCAGATTGATGACATCTTATCAGTTGCAAACATTAAACCCACCGTTTTGCAG GTAGAGTCCCATCCATACCTTGCACAGGTTGAGCTGTTGGCCCACTGCCGAGATCGGGGTTTGGTGATGACTGCCTACAGTCCGCTAGGGTCTCCTGACCGAGCCTGGAAGCATCCAGGGGAGCCTGTGCTTTTGGAGGAACCAGCCATTGCTGCGCTAGCCAAGAAATACAACAAGACTCCTGCTCAAATTATCATCAA GTGGCAAACTCAACGAGGAGTTGTGTGTATCCCAAAGAGCATTACACAGTCTCGGATCAAAGAGAATATCCAG GTGTTTGATTTTACTCTTGAACCTGAGGAAATGAGTCAAGTGACAGCATTGCACAGAGGCTGGCGTTACATTGTGCCAACCATTACT GTTGATGATAAGCCTGTCCCCCGGGATGCAGGACATCCACACTACCCTTTTAATGACCCCTATTAA
- the orc1 gene encoding origin recognition complex subunit 1, whose translation MSRYITRMKMRRTYKWNGRPVGEDRKLKRQYYESMSISVEGRAEDSTVSLGQYILIEGDNDDKPFVAQLLKLYTDDSGKKKTAVVQWFVRMCEVPQTKRKLLGRDPHPQEIFFFQDHSCDNEVDGETILAAIKVEYVPADNPFPEDKSKDTLFVKLLWDTKCFRALNPELMQPHQIPKSPPPSSRHSQARALPTPDLSIMKRAMSGTLTLGSMSTGKMSEAESLHSASKLSAAKALSAKRRSRASSGPHVRKKLDLFGQNKNMSRDDVLGEILDEDTASEKTLTSKLNMSPTGRISISIRLTPLNHNEETHISPQSSQSPDKPRLTAYDKDDTTSAILGVQPLEGDVPESLISTGRTPRKREATPRRASLRGLKAKTPSSRKDSTALREPALAALAEEEHEDSPVQTAATPRSKRKSAQLVSSRIRKQLNLLANKVDLQSDGEDGGDDDDCFVPTKIDLQSSSDEEEEAKIDSDDELVVKKRRGSYTPRATEKTRVSARTPRKTPSKKTAPATPRTPRTPRHATPSIPSRSAPARKPGNVLEEARARLHVSSVPESLPCREQEFQDIYNFVESKVIDGTGGCMYISGVPGTGKTATVHEVIRSLQQSSEQDEIPHFRFIEINGMKMTDPHQAYVQILQKLTDQKATPDHAAALLEKRFSAPAPKKETTVLLVDELDLLWTRKQNVMYNLFDWPTRRNARLVVLTIANTMDLPERIMINRVASRLGLTRMSFQPYTFKQLQQIITSRLNRLKAFEEDALQLVSRKVAALSGDARRCLDICRRATEICEHSGSSSGLVGMSHVMEALDEMFSSSYIAAIRCASVQEQLFLRAVIAEFRRLGLEEATFQQVFVQHQALCRVEGLQPVSVSEGLAICQRLGSCRLLLLEGSRLDLLLRIRLNVSQDDVLYALKAD comes from the exons ATGAGCCGCTACATCACAAGAATGAAAATGAGAAGAACATACAAATGGAATGGGAGACCAGTCGGTGAAGACAGGAAGCTGAAAAGGCAATACTATGA ATCCATGTCCATTTCTGTGGAGGGAAGGGCTGAAGATTCAACAGTGTCTTTAGGCCAGTACATTTTGATTGAGGGTGATAATGATGACAAACCCTTTGTGGCGCAACTTCTCAAACTGTACACTGATG ATTCAGGAAAGAAGAAGACCGCTGTAGTGCAGTGGTTTGTGCGTATGTGTGAAGTACCTCAGACCAAACGCAAGCTCTTGGGCAGAGACCCCCATCCACAGGAGATATTTTTCTTCCAGGACCATTCTTGTGATAATGAGGTGGATGGAGAGACCATTCTTGCAGCAATAAAG GTTGAGTATGTCCCAGCTGATAATCCTTTCCCAGAGGACAAGAGCAAAGACACATTATTTGTCAAACTCTTGTGGGATACCAAGTGCTTCAGAGCGTTGAATCCTGAGCTGATGCAGCCCCATCAGATCCCTAAATCTCCTCCACCATCTTCCCGGCACTCTCAGGCTCGTGCTCTTCCAACCCCGGACCTTTCTATAATGAAACGGGCCATGTCAGGCACCCTCACCCTTGGTAGCATGAGCACTGGCAAAATGAGTGAGGCAGAGTCTCTTCACTCTGCCTCCAAACTCTCTGCAGCTAAAGCTCTTAGTGCAAAGAGGAGAAGCAGAGCTTCCTCTGGTCCACATGTTCGCAAGAAGCTGGACTTGTTCG gtcaaaataaaaatatgtccCGAGATGATGTCCTGGGGGAGATTCTTGATGAAGACACAGCTTCTGAGAAAACGTTGACGTCTAAGTTGAACATGTCTCCAACTGGCCGCATATCCATTTCTATTAGACTGACTCCACTTAATCATAATGAGGAGACGCATATCTCTCCTCAGTCATCACAGAGCCCTGATAAACCCAGACTGACTGCATATGACAAAGACGATACAACTAG TGCCATTCTCGGGGTGCAACCACTTGAGGGTGATGTTCCAGAGTCACTAATTAGCACAGGCAGAACTCCCCGGAAGAGAGAGGCAACCCCCAGGAGAGCAAGTCTAAGGGGCCTGAA GGCAAAAACTCCATCCAGCAGGAAAGATTCAACTGCTCTTAGAGAACCAGCACTGGCTGCTTT AGCTGAAGAGGAGCATGAAGATTCACCTGTCCAGACTGCTGCCACGCCTCGCTCTAAGAGGAAGTCTGCCCAGCTTGTGTCCTCGCGCATCAGAAAGCAGCT AAATTTGCTAGCCAACAAGGTTGACCTGCAGTCTGATGGTGaggatggtggtgatgatgatgactgCTTCGTACCTACTAAGATTGACCTGCAGAGTAGCAGCGACGAGGAAGAGGAGGCGAAGATCGACAGTGATGATGAGCTTGTAGTGAAAAAGCGTAGGGGCTCCTACACACCCCGGGCCACTGAGAAAACGCGTGTCTCTGCCCGGACCCCACGTAAAACACCCAGCAAGAAG ACTGCTCCAGCCACCCCACGTACCCCACGTACACCACGTCATGCAACTCCCAGCATACCCAGCAGGAGCGCTCCAGCCAGGAAGCCAGGGAATGTTCTGGAAGAAGCACGAGCACG TTTGCATGTTTCCTCTGTCCCTGAGTCTTTGCCGTGTCGAGAACAAGAGTTCCAGGACATCTACAACTTTGTGGAGAGTAAGGTCATTGATGGTACTGGAGG ATGTATGTATATCTCGGGTGTTCCTGGTACTGGTAAAACTGCCACAGTACATGAGGTGATCCGGTCTCTTCAGCAGTCCTCTGAACAAGATGAGATCCCTCACTTTCGCTTCATTGAAATAAATGGCATGAAAATGACAGACCCACACCAGGCTTATGTACAAATACTGCAG AAACTGACTGATCAAAAAGCAACACCTGATCATGCAGCCGCCCTACTGGAGAAACGCTTCAGTGCTCCTGCACCAAAAAAAGAGACAACCGTGCTTCTAGTAGATGAG CTTGACCTCTTGTGGACCCGTAAACAGAATGTTATGTATAACTTGTTTGATTGGCCAACAAGACGCAACGCTCGTCTAGTGGTTCTTACCATTGCAAACACTATGGACTTGCCTGAGAGAATCATGATTAACCGGGTTGCCAGTCGCCTG GGACTGACAAGAATGTCCTTCCAGCCATATACCTTTAAACAGCTACAACAGATCATCACGTCAAGGCTGAACAGACTAAAGGCTTTTGAAGAAGATGCTCTCCAGCTAGTCTCAAGAAAG GTGGCAGCACTTTCGGGTGATGCACGTCGCTGCCTTGATATCTGCCGACGGGCCACAGAGATATGTGAGCACTCTGGAAGTAGCAGTGGGTTGGTTGGGATGAGTCATGTGATGGAGGCTTTGGATGAGATGTTCTCCTCTTCCTACATTGCAGCCATCAG ATGTGCATCTGTTCAGGAACAACTGTTCCTGAGGGCGGTTATTGCCGAATTTCGTAGACTCGGTCTGGAAGAGGCCACTTTCCAACAG GTGTTTGTTCAGCACCAGGCTCTGTGTCGTGTTGAGGGTTTGCAGCCGGTGAGTGTGTCTGAAGGGCTGGCAATCTGTCAGAGGCTGGGTTCCTGTCGGCTGCTTCTCCTGGAGGGAAGCCGCCTGGACCTGCTGCTCCGTATCAGACTCAATGTTAGTCAGGATGATGTGCTTTATGCCTTGAAGGCTGATTAA
- the nasp gene encoding nuclear autoantigenic sperm protein isoform X2 produces the protein MPEETAAASTAESMQEKPCSSSAADGSVDVTEEAKKLIGTGNRHLVMGDVVSAVSVFQEACAMLAEKYGDTADECGEAFFLCGKALLELARMENTVLGNALEGVPEESSEEGEKQNDSKIESADNLDEKTRDELRAQVYDAMSEDNKTQSEVETDVGNGEQKEVEVPKEADAASPKTEKPAEHEAKPAENETLAEDKAKPAENEELAEDKAKPAEKVEQPEKSKPDEKVELAEKAKPAEDEAKPAEKVELPEKSKPDEKVELAEKAKPAEDKATSAENEKSVEKDKSEGVDQDASKKEDIAVPNSVTRKDENDEEEKSEDAEEPMEEDGGDDDDDDDEDDDEDAEGDTKEKESEDEVGNLQLAWEMLEVAKVIYKRKDDKEDQLMAAQIYLKLGEVGAESGNYSQALEDFNECLTLQLKHLPSHSRLLAETHYQLGTTYSYTAQYSQAIEHFSNSIKVIEGRLAMLQKMIDKAEGGEAAKEERCELEELKQLLPEIAEKIEDAKESQRTAAAASEAIHQTLAGASTSSAFPAENGGPSSSTASQIPVRPAAGASSSKSASDISHLVRKKRKPDEESPKKDSDAKKTKQETSVNGSGDSAHNGNGVQEKIEQESANSSSVETSA, from the exons ATGCCCGAGGAAACAGCAGCAGCTTCAACTGCCGAAAG TATGCAGGAGAAACCTTGCTCTTCGAGCGCTGCAGACGG CTCCGTCGATGTTACTGAGGAAGCAAAGAAGCTGATTGGCACAGGCAACCGGCACTTGGTGATGGGTGATGTTGTGTCTGCGGTCAGTGTGTTCCAGGAGGCTTGTGCCATGTT AGCTGAAAAGTATGGAGACACTGCAGATGAATGTGGAGAAGCTTTTTTCTTGTGTGGGAAGGCCCTTCTAGAGCTTGCCAG GATGGAAAATACAGTGCTTGGTAATGCTTTAGAAGGCGTCCCAGAAGAATCCTCTGAAGAGGGCGAGAAACAGAATGATTCTAAGATTGAAAGTGCTGACAACTTGGATG AGAAAACCAGAGATGAGCTTCGAGCACAGGTTTATGATGCCATGTCGGAGGACAACAAAACTCAGTCTGAGGTAGAAACTGATGTGGGGAATGGTGAGCAGAAGGAAGTTGAAGTGCCAAAGGAAGCAGATGCAGCATCCCCTAAAACCGAGAAACCAGCTGAACATGAGGCAAAACCTGCTGAAAATGAGACCCTAGCAGAAGACAAGGCAAAGCCTGCTGAAAATGAAGAACTAGCTGAGGACAAGGCAAAACCTGCTGAAAAGGTAGAACAACCTGAAAAGTCAAAGCCTGATGAAAAGGTGGAACTAGCTGAAAAGGCAAAACCTGCTGAAGACGAGGCAAAACCTGCTGAAAAGGTAGAACTACCTGAAAAGTCAAAGCCTGATGAAAAGGTTGAACTAGCTGAAAAGGCAAAACCTGCTGAAGACAAGGCAACATCTGCTGAAAATGAGAAATCTGTTGAAAAAGACAAGTCAGAAGGTGTGGATCAAGATGCTTCTAAAAAGGAAGATATTGCTGTACCAAACAGCGTAACCAGAAAGGATGAAAATGATGAAGAGGAGAAAAGTGAAGATGCTGAAGAACCCATGGAAGAGGATGGTGGAG ATGACGACgacgatgatgatgaggatgacgATGAGGATGCTGAGGGTGACACAAAGGAAAAG GAAAGTGAGGATGAAGTTGGAAACTTGCAGTTGGCCTGGGAGATGCTTGAGGTTGCCAAGGTGATTTATAAAAG AAAAGACGACAAAGAAGATCAGCTAATGGCAGCACAAATTTACCTAAAACTTGGAGAAGTTGGTGCTGAATCAG GTAACTACAGCCAGGCTCTGGAGGACTTCAATGAGTGTTTAACCTTGCAGCTGAAACACCTTCCTTCTCATAGTCGTCTTTTGGCTGAGACTCATTACCAGTTGGGCACAACTTACAGCTACACAGCCCAGTACAGCCAAGCCATCGAGCACTTCTCTAACTCTATCAAAGTCATCGAGGGCCGTCTAG CTATGCTTCAAAAGATGATAGACAAGGCGGAAGGTGGGGAGGCAGCAAAGGAGGAGAGGTGCGAGCTGGAGGAGTTGAAACAGTTACTGCCAGAAATTGCTGAAAAGATTGAAGATGCCAAGGAGAGCCAGAGGACTGCTGCTGCAGCTTCTGAGGCCATCCATCAGACCCTT GCAGGAGCATCTACTTCCTCTGCTTTCCCAGCTGAAAATGGTGGCCCGTCTTCATCTACAGCAAGTCAG ATTCCTGTTAGGCCAGCCGCTGGTGCATCTTCCTCAAAATCTGCATCTGATATTTCTCACCTTGTCCGCAAAAAG AGGAAACCAGACGAGGAGAGTCCAAAAAAGGACAGTGATGCTAAAAAGACAAAACAGGAGACCTCAGTTAATGGCAGCGGTGACTCCGCCCACAACGGCAATGGAGTCCAGGAGAAAATCGAGCAGGAG TCGGCCAATTCTTCCTCTGTGGAGACCTCAGCGTGA
- the prpf38a gene encoding pre-mRNA-splicing factor 38A, with product MANRTVKDANSIHGTNPQYLVEKIIRTRIYESKYWKEECFGLTAELVVDKAMELKFVGGVYGGNIKPTPFLCLTLKMLQIQPEKDIIVEFIKNEDFKYVRLLGAMYMRLTGTSVDCYKYLEPLYNDYRKIKSQNRNGEFELMHVDEFIDELLHAERMCDIILPRLQKRQVLEEAELLDARISALEEDLDEVETSEEEDEEEEKPERVQTPEPHRRSYRDMDRPRRSPSPRYRRSRSPRRRSRSPKRRSPSPRRDRDRDRHRSKSPRRHRSRSRDRRHRSKSPGHHRSHRHRSHSKSPESRPKKSHKRSRRGNE from the exons ATGGCTAATAGAACGGTAAAAGATGCCAATAGTATACATGGAACAAATCCTCAGTATCTTGTCGAGAAAATTATACGGACACGTATATATGAGTCCAAGTACTGGAAAGAGGAATGTTTTGGACTAACAG CTGAGCTTGTTGTGGATAAAGCAATGGAGCTGAAGTTTGTTGGGGGTGTATATGGGGGAAACATCAAGCCGACGCCATTCTTATGTCTGACATTAAAGATGCTGCAGATTCAGCCTGAAAAGGACATCATTGTGGAATTCATCAAGAATGAGGACTTCAA GTATGTCCGTTTGCTTGGAGCAATGTATATGCGCCTGACTGGAACTTCTGTGGATTGCTACAAGTATTTAGAACCATTATACAATGACTACAGAAAAATCAAAAGCCAGAATAGAAATGGAG AGTTTGAGTTGATGCATGTCGATGAGTTCATAGATGAGCTTCTTCATGCAGAGCGGATGTGTGATATCATCCTCCCCAGACTTCAG aaGAGACAGGTTTTGGAGGAAGCTGAGCTTCTGGATGCTCGTATTAGTGCTCTGGAAGAAGACCTGGATGAGGTGGAGACTAgtgaagaggaggatgaggaaGAAGAGAAG CCAGAGAGAGTGCAGACACCAGAGCCCCACAGAAGAAGTTACAGAGATATGGACCGGCCGCGCAGGTCTCCATCTCCACGCTACAGACGTAGCCGCTCACCCAGAAG aaggagcAGATCACCTAAAAGACGAAG cCCATCACCCAGACGTGATCGAGACCGGGATCGGCACCGCAGCAAAAGTCCCCGTAGACACCGCAGCAGATCCAGGGACAGAAGGCATCGCTCCAAATCTCCAG gtcACCACAGAAGTCACCGGCATCGCAGTCACTCCAAGTCCCCAGAAAG TCGGCCAAAGAAGAGTCACAAGAGGAGTCGAAGAGGAAACgagtga